From a single Capsicum annuum cultivar UCD-10X-F1 chromosome 12, UCD10Xv1.1, whole genome shotgun sequence genomic region:
- the LOC107851225 gene encoding uncharacterized protein LOC107851225: protein MASLFHKFQEAVKVLAKSPTFAKDPRSLQFEADVNRLFLYTSYNRLGKDAVEADAEEIVDMAGKASLADQQKQVQENVHSQITNFCKHMDYILQPDLTGKDKQGTSSSENNSSPRRSGLSFATSRTAPLKDHSAIPESKPLKFTEVSQSLKDLMGYTLEVKPSQIPHEDAGQGLFLHGEADVGAVLAFYPGVIYSPAYYRYIPGYPRVDAQNSYLITRYDGTVINAQPWGVGGESREIWDGSSLPESKHILQADEKGSERIWKMLSKPLDGTRLGGNHEVLERRNPLAFAHFANHPAKDMVPNVMVCPYDFPLPEKHMRVYTPNISFGNGEEANMRRFGTFWFKSWKSGKKGLVDVPVLKTLVLVATRAICNEEILLNYRLSNSKQRPPWYTPVDEEEDRRRWS from the exons ATGGCCTCCCTCTTCCACAAATTTCAAGAG GCTGTCAAAGTTCTTGCTAAAAGCCCCACATTTGCTAAAGATCCAAGGAGTCTTCAGTTTGAAGCTGATGTAAACCGCCTCTTCCTCTACACTAG TTACAATCGTTTGGGGAAGGATGCTGTTGAAGCTGATGCAGAGGAGATCGTTGACATGGCTGGCAAGGCCTCCCTAGCTGATCAACAGAAGCAGGTCCAAGAAAATGTGCATTCCCAGATTACAAACTTTTGCAAGCATAtggattacatattacaacctgATCTTACGGGCAAGGACAAGCAGGGCACATCATCTTCCGAAAATAATTCTTCTCCTCGTCGCAGTGGACTTAGTTTTGCTACTAGTAGGACTGCTCCATTAAAGGACCACAGCG CTATACCTGAAAGCAAGCCATTGAAGTTCACAGAGGTTTCACAGAGTTTAAAGGATCTTATGGGCTATACTCTTGAGGTCAAACCCTCTCAAATTCCACATGAGGATGCTGGGCAAGGTTTATTCTTACATGGTGAAGCTGATGTTGGTGCTGTGTTAGCATTCTACCCTGGTGTAATCTACTCCCCTGCATACTACCGTTATATTCCTGGATATCCAAGAGTTGATgcccaaaattcatatttgatcACACGATATGATGGAACTGTGATAAATGCACAGCCCTGGGGTGTTGGTGGTGAATCTCGTGAAATATGGGATGGATCGTCTCTTCCTGAATCTAAGCACATCCTGCAAGCTGATGAAAAGGGTTCTGAGCGAATTTGGAAAATGCTCAGTAAGCCGTTGGATGGAACGCGTCTAGGAGGCAACCATGAAGTGCTGGAAAGAAGAAACCCTCTAGCCTTTGCTCACTTTGCCAACCACCCAGCAAAGGACATGGTACCAAATGTAATGGTATGCCCTTATGACTTTCCTCTTCCGGAGAAGCACATGAGAGTCTATACACCAAATATTTCATTTGGAAATGGTGAGGAGGCTAACATGAGGAGGTTTGGCACCTTTTGGTTCAAATCGTGGAAGTCTGGCAAGAAGGGATTAGTAGATGTCCCTGTTCTAAAGACACTTGTTCTTGTGGCAACTAGAGCAATTTGTAATGAAGAAATTCTCCTGAACTACAGATTGAGCAACTCAAAGCAAAGACCACCATGGTACACTCCAGTGGATGAGGAAGAAGATCGAAGGAGGTGGAGCtaa